A genomic stretch from Aneurinibacillus sp. REN35 includes:
- a CDS encoding site-specific DNA-methyltransferase yields MIRNDSFSNVEDILTKLKGIVPSAFQDNQLNFDMLKSLLGIDADKEVEKFGLQWLGKSKAIKSTQTISEGTLRPVIDKSSNYDNADNIIIEGDNFEALKLLQKSYYGKIKVIYIDPPYNTGNDLVYQDDYSDPIRSYLEQTQQIDNEGQIISSDIELSGRKHSKWLNMIYPRIVVARNLLTDNGVILVSIDDNEYGHLKEVMDEIFGEEGHLATFVWRRRIGSSMSSSWISADHEYVLAYSKNPQEVYIKGDERDMSKYSIPDENGRLFASMPLTVGMNKSMRPGQWYELRHPETGTGYYPPEGRVWAYYPPTMEEKIKEGKVLFPEDFPDRNMTSPRLKSYPEDAKRERKPLSTWIIEKKTSNQEEKLEDKYQIESPKNEEGTRILKDLIGDSFFTYPKPLTLIKKLLDQFTEKDDIIMDFFAGSGTTAHAVMELNKEDEGHRKYILVQLPEKVEHENFNTIIDITRERIERASEKLGEPTKYKYFTLDSSNFNKWDHNVATPEQLSIQIEAWKDPIKVGRTSEDVMYEVLLKSGFELTARIEKHDFEGSYFFKVEQEGHTILIYVNRDKLSSNLLREIKEMNLSQVWILDEAFNSDDEKKNFELQLKEQSIEFRTI; encoded by the coding sequence ATGATAAGAAATGATTCATTTTCAAATGTAGAAGATATTCTAACTAAACTTAAAGGTATAGTGCCTTCAGCATTTCAGGATAATCAATTAAATTTTGACATGCTTAAATCATTGTTAGGAATTGATGCAGATAAAGAGGTAGAGAAGTTTGGACTTCAATGGTTAGGGAAATCTAAAGCGATTAAATCGACCCAGACAATTAGTGAAGGAACTTTACGCCCGGTTATAGATAAATCATCCAACTATGATAACGCTGATAACATCATAATTGAAGGTGACAATTTTGAGGCTTTAAAATTACTTCAAAAATCTTACTACGGAAAGATTAAAGTCATATACATCGACCCTCCTTATAATACGGGTAACGACCTTGTCTATCAAGATGACTATAGCGATCCGATAAGAAGTTATCTTGAACAGACACAGCAAATAGATAATGAAGGACAGATAATTTCAAGTGATATAGAGTTATCGGGCCGGAAACACTCTAAATGGTTAAATATGATATACCCGCGAATAGTAGTTGCTCGTAACCTATTGACTGACAATGGCGTAATTTTAGTTTCAATTGACGATAATGAATATGGTCATCTAAAAGAAGTAATGGATGAAATTTTTGGAGAAGAAGGTCATTTGGCAACTTTTGTATGGCGGAGGCGTATTGGTTCGAGTATGTCTTCTTCATGGATTTCAGCCGATCACGAATATGTATTAGCTTATTCTAAAAATCCTCAAGAAGTTTATATAAAAGGCGACGAGCGTGATATGTCAAAGTATAGTATCCCTGACGAAAATGGTCGTCTATTTGCTAGTATGCCACTAACTGTAGGTATGAATAAAAGTATGAGACCTGGACAATGGTATGAACTGAGACATCCAGAAACAGGAACGGGTTATTACCCTCCAGAAGGCAGGGTATGGGCATACTACCCACCGACGATGGAAGAAAAAATCAAAGAAGGAAAAGTTTTATTTCCGGAAGATTTTCCTGATCGTAATATGACTAGTCCTAGGTTGAAAAGTTATCCTGAAGATGCTAAAAGGGAAAGGAAACCATTATCAACCTGGATAATTGAGAAGAAAACTTCAAATCAAGAAGAAAAACTTGAAGACAAGTACCAAATTGAGTCGCCGAAAAACGAAGAGGGTACTAGAATCTTAAAAGATTTGATTGGAGATAGCTTTTTCACATATCCTAAGCCTTTAACTTTAATAAAGAAATTATTAGATCAATTTACGGAAAAAGATGATATCATAATGGATTTCTTTGCCGGTTCTGGTACAACTGCACACGCTGTTATGGAATTGAACAAAGAAGACGAAGGGCATCGGAAATATATCTTAGTGCAGTTACCTGAGAAAGTTGAACATGAGAATTTCAATACAATAATAGATATCACACGAGAACGAATTGAAAGAGCTTCAGAGAAATTAGGAGAGCCGACTAAATATAAGTATTTTACTTTGGATTCAAGCAACTTTAATAAATGGGACCACAACGTAGCTACTCCTGAACAGCTTTCAATACAAATAGAAGCATGGAAAGATCCTATTAAGGTTGGTAGAACGTCAGAGGATGTAATGTATGAAGTTCTATTAAAAAGTGGTTTCGAATTAACGGCTAGAATTGAAAAACATGATTTTGAAGGTAGCTATTTCTTTAAGGTTGAGCAAGAAGGGCATACCATTCTAATTTACGTTAATCGAGATAAGTTATCGTCTAACTTACTAAGAGAAATAAAAGAAATGAATCTATCACAAGTTTGGATACTCGATGAAGCATTCAATTCAGACGATGAAAAGAAAAATTTTGAACTTCAGCTAAAAGAGCAAAGTATTGAGTTCCGTACTATTTAA